In a genomic window of Oncorhynchus kisutch isolate 150728-3 linkage group LG9, Okis_V2, whole genome shotgun sequence:
- the flncb gene encoding filamin-C isoform X4: MWYKKGTETDNMMSNNTYYEQQQPPQYYQSTDNGDDEEEMPATEKDLAEDAPWKKIQQNTFTRWCNEHLKCLNKRINDLQKDLTDGLKLIGLLEVLSQKKMYRKYHARPNFRQMKLENVSVALEFLEREHIKLVSIDSKAIVDGNLKLILGLIWTLILHYSISMPMWEDEDDEDAKKLTPKQRLLGWIQNKVPQLHINNFHRDWRDGKALGALVDNCAPGLCPDWETWDPSQPVENAREAMQQADDWLGVPQVIAPEEIVDPNVDEHSVMTYLSQFPKSKLKPGAPLRSKTLHPKKAKAYGPGIAPRGNMVLKPAEFIVETVEAGLGEVLVYVEDPEGHTEEARVIPNNDKNRTYSVIYLPKVEGLHKVKVLFAGQDIDRSPFVVSVSKAMGDPNKVQARGPGLEPIGNVANKPTYFDIYTAGAGAGDVGVIIVDSQGRRDTVEIILENKGDSIFRCTYCPILEGSHVIYVTFAGQQIPRSPFTVHISEAPPSSLPPGSPVQIVPQSIRTPPTDKAKRVPPPTPPKPRRPTSNPNVCRASGRGLQPKGVRVKEVADFKVYTKGAGSGELKVTAKGPKGLEEPVKVRDTGEGVYECDYYPIMTGKYTITIIWGGQTIPRSPFEVVVSEDVGPQKVRAWGPGLETGMVGKSADFVVEAIGTEVGTLGFSIEGPSQAKIECDDKGDGSCDVRYWPTEPGDYAVHVICDDEDIKDSPFMAHILLTANDVFPEKVKSYGPGLEPIGCIVNKPAEFTIDTSRAGRGQLKIYAQDAEGFPIDIQITENGDSTFLCVYIPTKPIKHTIIITWGEVNVPNSPFRVTIGEGSHPDNVKVYGPGVEKSGLKANEPTYFTVDCCEAGQGDVSIGIKCAPGVVGPAEADIDFDIIKNDNDTFTVKYMPPGPGRYTIMVLFADHEIPISPFRIKVDPSHDANKVRAEGPGLNKTGVEVGKPTHFTIYTKGAGKAKPEVHFTGAAKGDAVRDFEIIDNHDYSYTVRYTAVQQSNMSISICHGGDPIPKSPFNITVAPPLDLNKVKVQGLNNKVDVGKDQEFTVSTHGVGGQGKMDVKITSPSRRPIPCKLESDTANEVHTVKYIPPEEGPYKVDISYDGNPVPGSPFTVEGVMPPDPSKVRAYGPGLQGGMVGKPAPFAIDTKGAGTGGLGLTVEGPCEAKIECQDNGDGSCSVSYLPTEPGEYAINILFAEQHIPGSPFKAMVQSVFDPSKVTASGPGLERGKVNEAGSFVVDCAKAGDAELTIEIISDSGSKAEVHVQNNSDGTYSITYIPQFHGMYTITIKYGGHAVPKFPARVQVDPAVDTSGVKVYGPGVEPRGVLREVTTHFIVDARAKSKTGGSHVKARIVNPTGANTDAYITDKGEGTYRVEYTAYEDGMHLIEVLYDDVAVPNSPFHVPVTEGCDPSRVRAYGPGLEEGLVNKPNRFTVETRGAGTGGLGLAIEGPSEAKMSCKDNKDGSCSVEYIPFTPGDYDVNITFGGLPIPGSPFRVPVRELVDPSKVRCSGPGLGSGVRAHVLQTFTVDTSKAGLAPLGVVLYGPTGVAEPVNITDNGDGTHTATYTPAKDGPYTVCVKYADQEVPRSPYKIKTLPAHDASKVRASGPGLNAQGVPASLPVEFTIDARDAGEGLLTVQILDPEGKPKKANIRDNRDGTYTVSYVPDMAGRYTITIKYGGDEIPYSPYRIHALPIGDASKCLVTVSIGGHGLGSGLGPTIQIGEETVITVDAKAAGKGKVTCKVSTPDGAELDVDVVENSDGTFDIYYTAPEPGKYVITIRFGGEHIPNSPFHVVASDTVPIIEEPCDKLQLQQPYQAYQGYPPHWATEEPVTTGDIMEPMLRPFNLVIPFTVQKGEITGEVRMPSGKTARPNITDNKDGTVTVKYAPTEKGLHEMDIKYDGNHIPGSPLQFYVDAINSGHVTAYGPGLSHGMVNKPATFTIVTKDAGEGGLSLAVEGPSKAEINCKDNKDGTCTVSYLPTVPGDYNIIVKFDNKHIAGSPYTAKITGDDTMRTSQLNVGTATDVSLKISETDLSSLTASIRAPSGNEEPCLLKRLPNRHIGISFTPKEVGEHVVSVKKNGTHVTNSPFKIMVGQSEIGDASKVKVFGQGLVEGHIFEVAEFIVDTRNAGYGGLGLSIEGPSKVDINCEDVEDGTCKVTYCPTEPGNYIINIKFADQHVPGSPFTVKVCGEGRVKESITRKRHAPSIATVGSTCDLNLKIPGNWFQMVSAQERHTRTFTRSSHTYTRTERTEISKTQAGETKREVRVEESTQVGGDPFRDVFGEFLGSQSLTGFSGIPATTRQPQEGVCVTQEGDQGTQEMTAQVTSPGGKTEDAEIIDGEDSTYSVRFIPQEMGPHTVNVKYRGQHVPGSPFQFTVGPLGEGGAHKVRAGGTGLDRGVAGVAAEFSIWTREAGAGGLSIAVEGPSKAEISFEDRKDGSCGVAYVVQEPGDYEVSIKFNDEHIPDSPFIVPIATLSDNSRRLTVTSLQEMGLKVGQEASFAVQLNGARGLIDAKVHTPSGAVEECYVTELDSDQHAIRFIPRENGVHSIEVRFNGSHIPGSPFKIRVGEIGQVGDPGMVSAFGPGLEGGTTGAASDFVVNTCNAGSGALSVTIDGPSKVKMDCQDCPEGYKVTYTPMAPGSYLITIKYGGPSHIVGSPFKAKVTGARLSGGHSLHETSSVLVETVTKTSSSSSSMGVAYGPKFSSDASKVVSRGAGLSKAFVGQKNTFTVDCSKAGTNMLMVGVHGPKTPCEEVYVKHLGNRMYNVTYTVKEQGNYILIVKWGDENVPGSPFHVTVP; the protein is encoded by the exons GTGATAGCCCCTGAGGAAATAGTGGATCCCAATGTGGACGAGCACTCGGTGATGACCTACCTGTCCCAGTTTCCCAAGTCCAAGCTGAAGCCTGGTGCCCCGCTGCGCTCCAAGACTCTGCACCCCAAGAAGGCCAAGGCCTATGgaccag GTATTGCGCCCAGAGGTAACATGGTGCTGAAGCCGGCTGAGTTCATCGTGGAGACAGTGGAGGCGGGGCTAGGGGAGGTGCTGGTCTATGTGGAGGACCCAGAGGGACACACAGAGGAG GCCAGAGTGATCCCCAACAATGACAAGAACAGGACGTACTCTGTCATCTACCTGCCCAAAGTGGAGGGCCTTCACAAG GTGAAGGTGCTTTTCGCTGGGCAGGACATAGACAGGAGTCCCTTCGTGGTGAGTGTGTCCAAAGCCATGGGAGACCCCAACAAGGTGCAGGCCAGAGGACCAGGACTGGAGCCTATAGGCAACGTGGCTAACAAGCCGACCTACTTCGACATCTACacagcag GTGCCGGTGCTGGAGACGTGGGTGTAATCATCGTGGACTCCCAGGGCAGAAGAGACACCGTGGAGATCATTCTGGAAAACAAGGGGGACAGTATTTTCCGTTGCACCTATTGTCCTATCCTGGAGGGGTCTCATGTTATCTATGTGACGTTTGCTGGGCAGCAGATACCCAGAAGCCCTTTCACCGTCCACATCTCagagg CTCCACCGAGCTCCCTGCCCCCCGGCTCTCCGGTGCAGATAGTGCCCCAGTCCATACGCACCCCACCCACAGACAAGGCCAAGAGAGTGCCCCCCCCAACACCGCCCAAACCCAGGCGACCAA CCAGCAACCCCAACGTGTGCCGGGCCTCAGGGAGAGGTCTCCAGCCTAAGGGGGTGAGGGTGAAAGAGGTGGCCGACTTCAAGGTCTACACCAAGGGCGCCGGCAGCGGAGAGCTCAAGGTCACCGCCAAGGGGCCAA AGGGACTAGAGGAGCCTGTGAAGGTGCGTGACACGGGAGAAGGGGTGTATGAGTGTGACTACTACCCCATCATGACTGGCAAATATACCATCACCATCATCTGGGGCGGACAGACCATCCCACGCAG CCCGTTCGAGGTGGTGGTGAGTGAGGACGTGGGGCCCCAGAAGGTGAGGGCGTGGGGGCCGGGCCTGGAGACAGGCATGGTGGGGAAGTCAGCTGACTTTGTGGTGGAGGCCATCGGCACAGAGGTGGGAACTCTGG GTTTCTCCATCGAGGGCCCGTCGCAGGCTAAGATAGAGTGTGATGATAAGGGCGACGGGTCATGTGACGTACGTTACTGGCCCACGGAGCCTGGCGACTACGCTGTTCACGTCATCTGTGACGACGAGGACATCAAGGACAGCCCCTTTATGGCCCACATCCTCCTCACAGCCAATGACGTGTTCCCTGAGAAG GTGAAGAGCTATGGCCCAGGTCTGGAACCGATTGGCTGCATTGTCAACAAACCAGCAGAGTTCACCATTGATACAAGTAGAGCCGGCAGAGGCCAGCTGAAGATATACGCCCAGGATGCAGAGGGCTTCCCCATAGACATCCAGATCACAGAGAACGGAGACAGCACCTTCCTCTGTGTCTACATTCCCACCAAGCCCATCAAACACACCATCATTATCACCTGGGGAGAGGTCAACGTCCCCAACAGTCCCTTCAGG gtgaccATCGGAGAGGGCAGCCACCCAGATAATGTGAAGGTGTACGGTCCAGGTGTGGAGAAGTCAGGTCTGAAGGCCAACGAGCCCACCTACTTCACTGTGGACTGCTGCGAGGCAGGACAAG GGGATGTCAGTATTGGCATCAAGTGTGCTCCCGGCGTGGTGGGTCCGGCAGAGGCTGACATCGACTTTGACATCATCAAGAACGACAACGACACGTTCACAGTGAAGTACATGCCCCCCGGCCCCGGACGCTACACCATCATGGTGCTGTTCGCTGACCac GAAATACCCATCAGCCCTTTCAGAATCAAGGTGGACCCCTCTCATGACGCTAACAAGGTGAGGGCGGAGGGACCCGGACTCAACAAGACAG GTGTGGAGGTAGGTAAGCCCACCCACTTCACCATCTACACCAAGGGAGCGGGCAAGGCCAAGCCTGAAGTGCACTTCACCGGAGCAGCCAAAGGGGACGCTGTCCGAGACTTTGAGATCATTGACAACCATGACTACTCCTACACCGTGCGCTACACTGCAGTGCAACAG AGTAACATGTCTATCTCAATCTGCCACGGCGGTGACCCCATTCCCAAGAGCCCCTTCAACATCACTGTGGCGCCGCCCCTTGACCTCAACAAGGTCAAAGTTCAGGGGTTGAACAACA AGGTCGACGTTGGGAAGGATCAGGAGTTCACAGTGAGCACGCACGGCGTCGGTGGCCAGGGCAAGATGGATGTGAAGATCACCTCACCCTCTCGTCGGCCAATCCCCTGCAAGCTGGAGTCTGACACGGCCAACGAAGTGCACACTGTGAAGTACATTCCCCCTGAGGAGGGCCCCTACAAAGTGGACATCAGCTATGATGGGAACCCTGTGCCTGGGAGCCCCTTCACCGTGGAGGGGGTGATGCCCCCAGACCCCTCAAAG GTGCGTGCCTATGGCCCAGGCCTCCAGGGGGGCATGGTGGGTAAGCCGGCCCCCTTCGCCATTGACACCAAGGGTGCGGGCACTGGCGGGCTGGGCCTGACCGTGGAGGGGCCATGCGAGGCCAAGATCGAGTGCCAGGACAACGGCGACGGGTCCTGCTCTGTCTCCTACCTTCCCACAGAGCCCGGCGAATACGCCATCAACATCCTGTTTGCCGAGCAGCACATCCCCGGCTCCCCCTTCAAGGCCATGGTACAGTCCGTGTTTGACCCCAGTAAGGTCACGGCCAGTGGGCCAGGCCTGGAGAGAGGGAAGGTCAACGAGGCAGGGTCGTTCGTAGTGGACTGCGCCAAGGCTGGGGACGCCGAGCTGACCATTGAGATTATTTCCGATTCGGGGTCGAAGGCGGAGGTGCATGTTCAGAACAACAGTGATGGGACCTATTCTATCACGTACATCCCACAGTTCCATGGCATGTATACTATCACCATTAAATATGGGGGCCACGCCGTGCCCAAGTTCCCCGCCCGTGTGCAAGTGGACCCAGCCGTGGATACCAGCGGGGTGAAGGTGTACGGACCAGGAGTGGAACCCAGAG GGGTCCTGAGGGAGGTGACCACCCATTTCATTGTGGATGCCCGTGCCAAGAGCAAGACCGGGGGCAGCCATGTCAAGGCCCGCATCGTCAACCCTACAGGCGCCAACACAGACGCCTACATCACTGACAAGGGGGAAGGCACCTATAGAGTGGAATACACTGCCTATGAGGATG ggatgCACCTGATTGAGGTGCTGTATGATGATGTGGCGGTGCCTAACAGTCCGTTCCATGTCCCGGTAACGGAGGGTTGTGACCCCAGCCGCGTCAGAGCCTACGGTCCTGGTCTGGAGGAGGGCCTGGTCAACAAACCCAACCGCTTCACTGTGgaaaccag gGGTGCTGGTACAGGGGGTCTGGGTCTGGCCATCGAGGGTCCATCAGAGGCTAAGATGTCTTGTAAGGACAATAAAGATGGCAGCTGCAGTGTGGAGTACATCCCCTTCACCCCGGGAGACTATGACGTCAACATTACCTTCGGAGGCTTGCCCATCCCAG ggagTCCTTTCCGTGTGCCAGTGAGAGAGCTGGTGGACCCAAGTAAGGTGAGGTGTTCAGGTCCAGGGCTGGGTAGTGGAGTCAGAGCCCATGTTCTTCAGACCTTCACTGTGGACACCAGCAAGGCTGGCCTCGCCCCTCTGGGAGTGGTGCTGTACGGACCAACTg GAGTGGCTGAGCCAGTGAACATCACAGATAATGGAGACGGAACACACACAGCGACCTACACACCGGCCAAGGACGGCCCGTACACCGTGTGTGTGAAGTACGCTGACCAGGAGGTCCCTCGCAG tccgTATAAGATCAAGACATTGCCTGCTCATGATGCCAGTAAGGTGCGTGCCAGTGGGCCAGGTTTGAATGCCCAGGGTGTGCCTGCCAGCCTGCCCGTGGAGTTCACCATCGATGCCCGCGATGCTGGCGAAGGTTTGCTCACTGTGCAGATACTG GACCCAGAAGGCAAGCCGAAAAAGGCCAACATCCGTGACAACAGAGATGGGACGTACACAGTGTCCTACGTACCAGACATGGCAGGGCGCTACACCATCACCATCAAGTATGGAGGAGACGAGATTCCCTACTCACCCTATCGTATCCATGCCCTGCCCATTGGAGACGCCAGCAAGTGTCTGGTCACAG TTTCCATCGGAGGACATGGATTGG GTTCAGGCCTCGGACCCACCATCCAGATCGGCGAGGAGACTGTCATCACCGTGGACGCAAAAGCTGCTGGGAAGGGAAAGGTGACCTGTAAGGTGTCGACGCCAGATGGGGCGGAGCTAGACGTGGACGTGGTGGAGAATTCCGACGGAACTTTTGATATCTACTACACGGCTCCGGAACCTGGGAAATACGTCATCACCATCCGCTTTGGAGGAGAACACATTCCAAACAGCCCCTTCCACGTGGTG GCCAGTGATACCGTCCCTATAATAGAGGAACCGTGTGACAAGCTCCAGTTACAACAGCCCTACCAGGCCTACCAGGGCTACCCCCCTCACTGG GCCACAGAAGAGCCCGTCACCACCGGCGATATCATGGAGCCTATGCTCCGCCCCTTTAACCTGGTCATTCCGTTCACCGTTCAGAAGGGAGAGATCACAG gtgaGGTGCGTATGCCCTCAGGTAAGACAGCCCGTCCTAACATCACAGACAACAAGGATGGGACAGTAACAGTGAAGTACGCCCCTACAGAGAAAGGCCTGCATGAGATGGACATCAAATATGACGGAAACCACATCCCAG GAAGTCCCCTCCAGTTCTATGTAGATGCCATTAACAGTGGTCATGTGACAGCCTATGGTCCTGGTCTGAGCCACGGCATGGTCAACAAACCTGCCACCTTCACCATCGTCACGAAGGATGCAGGGGAAG GTGGTCTGTCCCTGGCAGTAGAGGGTCCCTCTAAGGCAGAGATCAACTGTAAGGATAATAAGGATGGAACCTGCACTGTGTCCTACCTTCCCACTGTACCAGGAGACTACAACATCATCGTCAAGTTTGACAACAAACACATCGCCGGCAGCCCCTATACTGCCAAGAtcacag GAGATGACACTATGAGGACATCCCAGCTCAACGTCGGCACGGCAACAGACGTTTCATTGAAGATCTCAGAGACAGACCTGAGCAGCCTGACAGCGAGCATCAGAGCACCGTCGGGCAACGAGGAACCCTGCCTCCTCAAGAGACTGCCCAATCGACACATCG GTATCTCATTCACTCCTAAGGAGGTAGGGGAGCATGTTGTGAGTGTGAAGAAGAACGGGACGCACGTGACCAACAGCCCCTTCAAGATCATGGTGGGCCAGTCAGAGATCGGGGACGCTAGCAAGGTCAAGGTGTTTGGCCAGGGACTGGTGGAGGGACACATCTTTGAGGTGGCTGAGTTCATAGTTGACACCAGGAACGCAG gTTATGGTGGTCTGGGCCTGTCTATAGAGGGTCCCAGTAAGGTGGATATTAACTGTGAGGATGTGGAGGATGGTACCTGTAAGGTGACCTACTGTCCTACTGAACCAGGAAATTACATCATCAACATCAAGTTCGCTGACCAGCACGTCCCAG GAAGTCCTTTCACGGTGAAGGTGTGTGGTGAGGGCAGGGTGAAGGAGAGCATCACTAGGAAGAGACATGCTCCATCCATTGCTACTGTGGGCAGCACCTGTGACCTCAACCTCAAAATACCAG GTAATTGGTTCCAGATGGTGTCGGCCCAGGAGCGGCATACGCGCACGTTCACGCGCAGCAgtcacacgtacacacgcacggAGCGCACAGAGATTAGTAAGACACAGGCGGGGGAGACCAAGCGGGAGGTGCGCGTGGAGGAGAGTACCCAGGTCGGGGGAGACCCCTTCAGGGACGTGTTTGGAGAGTTCCTGGGTAGTCAGAGTCTCACAGGCTTCAGTGGGATACCAGCCACTACCAGACAGCCtcaagagggtgtgtgtgtgacacaagaGG GTGACCAGGGGACCCAGGAGATGACGGCCCAGGTGACCAGTCCGGGGGGTAAGACGGAGGACGCAGAGATCATCGACGGCGAGGACAGCACCTACAGCGTCCGCTTCATCCCCCAGGAGATGGGGCCCCACACGGTCAACGTCAAGTACAGGGGCCAGCATGTCCCCGGGAGCCCCTTCCAGTTCACCGTGGGGcccctgggagagggaggggcacaCAAGGTCCGGGCTGGGGGCACGGGGCTGGATAGAGGAGTGGCAGGAGTGGCAG CTGAGTTTAGTATCTGGACCAGAGAGGCTGGTGCAGGAGGTCTGTCCATCGCTGTAGAGGGGCCCAGTAAGGCAGAGATCAGCTTTGAAGACAGGAAGGATGGATCCTGCGGAGTGGCCTATGTGGTGCAGGAACCAG gtgaCTATGAGGTGTCCATTAAGTTTAATGATGAGCACATCCCAGACAGTCCCTTCATAGTCCCCATCGCCACTCTGTCTGATAACTCACGCCGCCTTACAGTCACCAGCCTACag GAGATGGGGTTGAAGGTGGGCCAGGAGGCGTCGTTCGCGGTGCAGTTGAACGGGGCGAGGGGGTTGATAGATGCTAAGGTTCACACCCCATCCGGAGCTGTAGAGGAGTGTTATGTTACTGAGCTGGACAGCG ACCAGCACGCCATCCGGTTTATCCCGAGGGAGAACGGAGTCCACTCCATCGAAGTGCGTTTCAATGGGAGCCACATTCCCGGTAGTCCCTTCAAGATCCGTGTGGGAGAGATCGGACAGGTCGGAGACCCGGGAATGGTGTCAGCCTTCGGACCTGGGCTGGAAGGAGGAACCACAG GCGCGGCGTCAGATTTTGTAGTGAACACGTGTAATGCGGGGTCGggtgctctgtcagtgaccatcgatGGGCCGTCTAAGGTCAAGATGGACTGTCAGGATTGTCCCGAGGGTTACAAGGTCACCTACACACCCATGGCCCCCGGCAGCTATCTCATCACCATCAAATACGGAGGACCATCCCACATCGTAGGTAGCCCCTTCAAGGCTAAAGTCACAG gtGCTCGTCTCTCTGGTGGTCACAGTCTACATGAAACCTCGTCCGTTCTTGTGGAGACAGTAACCAAGACGTCGTCGTCTTCGTCGTCGATGGGCGTGGCCTATGGCCCTAAGTTCTCTTCGGATGCCAGTAAGGTGGTCTCCCGGGGCGCCGGCCTATCAAAGGCCTTTGTAGGGCAGAAGAACACCTTCACAGTAGACTGCAGCAAAGCAG GAACTAACATGTTGATGGTGGGGGTACACGGCCCAAAGACCCCGTGTGAAGAGGTCTACGTTAAACACCTGGGCAACAGGATGTACAACGTCACCTACACCGTCAAAGAACAGGGCAACTACATCCTCATCGTCAAATGGGGGGATGAAAATGTCCCCGGCAGCCCCTTCCATGTCACCGTCCCCTAA